One Calditrichota bacterium genomic window, GTAATAGCGCTGCAGCATCTCGTCGGTTGCGCTGCTCGAGTCGAATTCGACCTTGTCGTTGGGAACGAAGACGAAGCGCAGTTTAGCCGTCGAAGTGCCGCGCCGGACTTCATCGCGAATCTGCTCCGGCGTAACGTCCGCGGCGCTGGTGGCCTGAAAGAGTAACTTCTGCTCGAGCAGATAGTTGCGCACCGACTCTTCAAGTTGCAGGAGGAAACTTGCAGCCTCCGGACGCCGCAGGAATTGCCGGTAAAGGTTGAGATCGAACTGCCCGTCGCGCTGGAACGACTCGACCGAGCGAATCTCGTTGGGGGGATAGAACTCGACGATGTGGGCGATCTCGCGGTCGGTGATCTCAATGCCGAGCCGGCTGGCTTCCTGCATCTTCAACATCCGTTCAACTTGCTCGTCCCAAACGTCTTCGCGCAACTGCTTCTGTTTGTCGGCGTCGAGTTGCCCGCCTTCCTTGCGCTGCTCGGCTTCGACCTTACGGCGCGCGATCAGTTCGAACTTCTCAAGGGTGACTTCGTCGCCGTTCACCATGCCGAGAATGCCCGGCTGTTCACGGTCTTTGAAGCCGCCCATGCCCCAACTGAAGACAATGGTGGCGAGAAAGGCTACGACCAGAATCCAGAGAATCGTCTTCATCTGGCTTCTGAGGGTGGTCATCATCACAGGCGCAACTCCGCTTCCCTGATTAGTAACAGGAACAGTATGTATTTTTGATGAAACGACGACTTGATGCCGGTCCGAATGGCCCGTGAGACAGCCCCTTCTCGATGGGATACCTCTCAGGCTGGCATAGACTTGCAAAATAAGCATCGACAAGCCTCAAATCAAGCCTTCGCCGGTCTCCTGCCCTCCCGGTCGGGCAAAGATGAGTGCCGTTCGAGCGTCAGCCGGACTCGTTTGACGCCGCGGGGATCGGCTCCGATGACGCGGAGCGTCGCTCCTGGAATGCGAAATTCCTGTCCGGCATCGGGGATGTCACCGCCGGCCAGTTCGACCATCCAGCCGCCGACGCTCACTGCTTCCGAGTCCGGCAGTACCAGTGGAATATAGGTTCCAAGGTGACTCAACCGCACCCGGCTGTCGATCAGATAGGTGCGGTCGGTCAGTCGGAGACATCCCGGTCCGGGTGAGCGGGTCTCCTCGGCGATAGGACCGACCAACTCTTCGGCCAGGTCTTCGATGCTGACCACTCCGGCCAGCCCGCCATATTCGTCGATCACCCCGGCCAGCCGGGCATTCTGCTCTCGCAGCGCTCCGGTAAGCCGCAAGACCGGAAGCGATTCCGGCACCGTCGCCAGAGGTTTCAGGATGCTGCTCAACTCCGCCGTGTCGCCCCCATTGTCGAGGGTCAGCAAATCGCTGGTCTGAACGATCCCGAGCGGGTCGTCGAGATCCCGCCCGTAGATGACGATGCGCTTGAAGGGCGATGTAGCCATCAACTGCCTAAGGTCCGCGACGGTGGCCGTAACCGGTGCTGCCGTCAGTGCCGTCCGCGGAGTCATAAGATCGAAGACGCGCAGTTCCGAGAGCCGCAGCGACCGGTGCAGCATCGTCACTTCCTTCGGTTCAAGCAGTCCGCTCTGCCCGGCGTCGCTTAAAGTCCCGGTCAGGTCGGAGCGGCTCAGGAACCAGACTTCGTCTTGCGGTGTGCCGAGCCGTCTTCGGATTACCTCGACCAGATACAACATCGCCATTACAATCGGGACTGTTGCCAAGTATGTTCCGCGGTAGGCTATTAGCGCCGCTCGTGCCAGATGGTCGGCAGACTGCCGAGCCAGCACCTTGGGAATCGTCTCCCCGATAATGAGATTGATGAGCGGCGAGAGGATCAGAATCGTTTGCGCCGAGAGGCCGTAAGCAGTGAAGACCAAGGCAAAAAGCGACGCAAAGGTTGCATTGGCAAGGGTATTGGCAAACAGGACGGTAGTAAAGAACCGCGTCCGTTCGCGGTCGGCGGACTCCAGTAGCAGCGCCACCTTATCGCCCTGATGCGCCCGCGCGGCATAGCGAATCCGGTCGAGTGTGAGATAGACCGTCTCGACCGCGGAGAATAGCCCGGAACCGAACAGTGCGGCACCGAGCAGCGCCGGAAGGATGAGATCAGCGTTCAATGCTGCCGTCGCGAACCCGGTTCCAACTCACGCTGCCGTCCCAGGCTCGCCTTCGCGGCGCGCCATTTCCCGCCGCGTCCAGTTAACCGCCTCGGTGATCCGGCATAGTTTCTCATAGGCAACGTCGCGCGGCAGTCCCCCGAGCGGCGCCGCCGGCCCGACCCAAATCAAGTCCGGATCATGCACATCCGCAAAGCGCAACAGCCCCATTCCGATCTCCATCGCCGACTCGATACGCTTACTACGACCGCTCA contains:
- a CDS encoding HlyC/CorC family transporter, with translation MNADLILPALLGAALFGSGLFSAVETVYLTLDRIRYAARAHQGDKVALLLESADRERTRFFTTVLFANTLANATFASLFALVFTAYGLSAQTILILSPLINLIIGETIPKVLARQSADHLARAALIAYRGTYLATVPIVMAMLYLVEVIRRRLGTPQDEVWFLSRSDLTGTLSDAGQSGLLEPKEVTMLHRSLRLSELRVFDLMTPRTALTAAPVTATVADLRQLMATSPFKRIVIYGRDLDDPLGIVQTSDLLTLDNGGDTAELSSILKPLATVPESLPVLRLTGALREQNARLAGVIDEYGGLAGVVSIEDLAEELVGPIAEETRSPGPGCLRLTDRTYLIDSRVRLSHLGTYIPLVLPDSEAVSVGGWMVELAGGDIPDAGQEFRIPGATLRVIGADPRGVKRVRLTLERHSSLPDREGRRPAKA